One window from the genome of Methanothermobacter thermautotrophicus encodes:
- a CDS encoding restriction endonuclease: protein MKEDKLGLDTIYIQAKRWQDTVSRPEIQKFAGALQGPEILEGSLYHNIQIFR from the coding sequence ATAAAGGAGGACAAACTGGGCCTGGACACCATCTATATCCAGGCAAAGAGATGGCAGGACACCGTATCTCGACCCGAAATACAGAAATTTGCAGGCGCCCTGCAGGGCCCGGAAATCCTGGAAGGGAGTCTTTATCACAACATCCAAATTTTCAGATAA
- a CDS encoding restriction endonuclease codes for MQAPCRARKSWKGVFITTSKFSDKAREYASSISNRIVLIDGEELAQLMIDHDVGVSRVTSYEIKKIDTDYFSEE; via the coding sequence TTGCAGGCGCCCTGCAGGGCCCGGAAATCCTGGAAGGGAGTCTTTATCACAACATCCAAATTTTCAGATAAAGCCAGGGAATACGCATCAAGCATCAGTAACAGGATAGTCCTCATTGACGGCGAGGAACTGGCCCAGCTGATGATCGACCACGACGTCGGCGTATCAAGGGTCACATCCTACGAGATCAAAAAGATAGACACAGATTACTTCTCAGAGGAATAA